The genomic segment CCGTAGTGGGGACGTGGGGACCTCGGCAAAGGTCTTCAAAGTTGCCTTCACGGTAAAGGCTAACCTCTTGATCGGCCGGGATGCTGCCAATGATTTCAGCCTTGTAGTGCTCGCCCAAACCCTTGAAATAGGCCACGGCTTCATCACGTGGCAGGACACGGCGCACCACAGGCTCATCCTTGTTGGCCAGCTCGGTCATGCGTTTTTCAATGGTGGCCAGATCGTCTGGCGTGAAGGGACGCGAATAAGAGAAGTCGTAATAGAAACCGTTGTCGATCACGGGACCGATGGTGACTTGTGCCTCTGGGAACAAATCCTTGACGGCATAAGCCAGCAGGTGGGCCGTTGAGTGGCGGATCAACTCCAACCCTTCAGGATCCTTGGCGGTGACGATGGCCAGTTGCGAATTGCTCGCCATGCTGAAGCTGGTGTCCACCAATTGACCGTTGACCTTGCCCCCCAAAGCGGCCTTGGCCAAGCCTGCGCCAATCGAAGCGGCCACCTCGGCGACCGTGACCGGGCCTGGAAACTCGCGCAATGAACCGTCGGGAAGAGTGATCTGAACCATGTGTGTACAAGTAAAAAAGCGCGGCAAAGGCCGTGCTTGAAAGAAATGCCTAAACGCTGAAGGCAGATTTTAGCCGCCCTCGCCTTCGGCCTCTTGGCAAGTCGATCAGTGGAACTGCTCTTCTTCGGTCGAACCGGTCAGGGCTTTCACAGACGACGAACCGCCTTGGATCACGGTGGTCACGTCGTCGAAGTAGCCTGCGCCGACTTCTTGCTGGTGCGACACGAAGGTGTAACCCTTGTCGCGGGCTGCGAATTCAGGCTCTCGCACCATCTCGGAGTAGTGCTTCATGCCTTCGCCGCGAGCTTAAGCGTGGGCGAACTGGAAGGAGTTGAATCTGTGAATCCTCTGGAAAAACATAAAGTTTTATCAGGTTAGTGTTGGAAAAGTCCATCCACTTCTGCACAACCCACCGACCTTCCAAACACTATTGCGGAGAGAAAATTCAGTCAAGCAAGTGAAAAATCAGTCGTCAATTCCGTAACGTCTACGCAAATAGCCGACATGATCTAAATCAGTCTGATCGGTGATTGCAAGACGCGCCGTTTCAAGTCGGCCAACACAAAACTGCAGGCGATTGATCGTCATAACTTCTTCACTGTAGCTGCGAAGGTGATCAAGCATTTCCGCGACACTGAACACGCCAGTTGGTTTGACCGTCTTAAACTCGGCCTCGCCAGCGAAGACCACCAAAGGGTGAAACGCATCTGAGGGTAAAAAATCGAGAAGCTCTTCCACAGCCTTCAAATGAAGCCTGTTCTGAACAAGAGGATTTTGAAATTTAAACTTTGCTTTGAAGAGCACTTGTGTCCACTGTGCGTGTTGAGAATTTGCAAAGATCCATCCTTTGTAATCCTTTGTCTCAATCACAAAGACACCAAACCGCGAAATCAAGATGTGATCAACCTGCGTAGTCCCATCCCTCAATTTGAGCGTGATGTGATTCAACAGGTGGTAATCTGACGATCCGAATTTCGCTTGTATTGCATGAGAAACAAGTGACTCCCCAAGATTCTGAAATGAATGCGATCGGTAACGGGCAAACCCATATCCAAGCAAACATCCAATTGCCAGCGAACCAAGAATGAATGAGTAGTTGATCACAGTTGAAACATTTTACCGATCTGCTGAAGAGTCGAATCACGCTTCGCCACCCCACCCGGATCCGACCACACTTCAAGAAAAAAAGCCACCTTACGCTCTCGCATCTGATGGCTTTTCTACCCATCGGACACCCATAAAAGGGTACCCAATGACAGTCTATAAATGGAATTGCTCTTCTTCAGTGGAACCGGTCAGGGCTTTCACAGACGACGAACCGCCTTGGATCACGGTGGTCACGTCGTCGAAGTAGCCTGCGCCGACTTCTTGCTGGTGCGACACGAAGGTGTAACCCTTGTCGCGGGCTGCGAATTCAGGCTCTCGCACCATCTCGGAGTAGTGCTTCATGCCTTCGCCGCGGGCGTCAGCATGGGCGAACTGGAAGGTGTTGAATCTTCGGAAGCTTTTGAGAAGTTGATTGGTAACAACGAGTTAGTGGTGTTTTAAGGCAGCATCATTGTGGCCACCCACCGCCTTCCCAACTGCAGTAACAAGTTGAAGTGAAGTCACCACTTTACAAATCACCCATTCCAGCCCCACGAAATTTCATTGAGCAGCTATCGAATCAACCCAGGAAACAATTTGTTCAAGTCCATCAATTGGTGTCCGGAAGTGGTTACTACCAATCTCGACATACTTACTTTTAGGGTTCTGCGGCAACGAATCAAATACATACCCTTTACCAAGCTTGACCAATGAGTCATTGAGTCCAATGATCCACAGCACGGCCGTATGTGGCGGTAGTTTCTTAGCAACAACCGACATTTCTGCATCCCCCGTTGGATCGAAGTAGCTCATGAACTCGTTAGCAGTTGCAAAGTTAGCGACTCTCGAACCTTGGTTGATATCTGTAAAACGGCCCTTTTCGTCTCCCTTGCCTGCCGCGATCATTGATCTAGCCTCACCTAGCGAGTCTTTGACAGCACACAGTGAAATTGGTGCAATCCGCGTCAAACATTCACTGTAAAGAAGAGGTACATGGCCTGGTGCCATCATGGCAACACCG from the Limnohabitans sp. 2KL-27 genome contains:
- a CDS encoding nuclease-related domain-containing protein, coding for MINYSFILGSLAIGCLLGYGFARYRSHSFQNLGESLVSHAIQAKFGSSDYHLLNHITLKLRDGTTQVDHILISRFGVFVIETKDYKGWIFANSQHAQWTQVLFKAKFKFQNPLVQNRLHLKAVEELLDFLPSDAFHPLVVFAGEAEFKTVKPTGVFSVAEMLDHLRSYSEEVMTINRLQFCVGRLETARLAITDQTDLDHVGYLRRRYGIDD
- a CDS encoding carboxylesterase; the protein is MKKILMFVIAFFTLLGSFSAACASPPEVGVLILHGKQGTPEGSFSPINKLFDALTSRGYLVSRPEMPWSRKRYLEGNWQQAMTEIKTAVDQLRAKGAKKIVIAGHSIGSPAALSYAAQNKDVDGVAMMAPGHVPLLYSECLTRIAPISLCAVKDSLGEARSMIAAGKGDEKGRFTDINQGSRVANFATANEFMSYFDPTGDAEMSVVAKKLPPHTAVLWIIGLNDSLVKLGKGYVFDSLPQNPKSKYVEIGSNHFRTPIDGLEQIVSWVDSIAAQ